A stretch of Oncorhynchus mykiss isolate Arlee chromosome 12, USDA_OmykA_1.1, whole genome shotgun sequence DNA encodes these proteins:
- the LOC110538491 gene encoding C-X-C motif chemokine 2 isoform X3, protein MSIRMSASLVVVLLALLTITEEMSLRGMGADLRCRCIETESRRIGKLIKKVEMFPPSSHCRDTEIIATLSKSGQGDLSGCQGSLGQEGH, encoded by the exons ATGAGCATCAGAATGTCAGCCAGCCTTGTCGTTGTGCTCCTGGCCCTCCTGACCATTACTGAGG AGATGAGTCTGAGAGGCATGGGGGCTGACCTGCGATGTCGCTGCATTGAGACGGAGAGCAGACGTATTGGTAAACTCATTAAGAAGGTGGAGATGTTCCCTCCCAGCTCGCACTGCAGagacactgagatcat TGCCACTCTGAGCAAGAGCGGTCAAGGAGATTTGTCTGGATGTCAGGGCTCCTTGGGTCAAGAAGGTCATTGA